A genome region from Arachis duranensis cultivar V14167 chromosome 6, aradu.V14167.gnm2.J7QH, whole genome shotgun sequence includes the following:
- the LOC107491986 gene encoding germin-like protein subfamily 1 member 7, with amino-acid sequence MKATYLLVAFLALASFASAYDPSPLQDFCVALPDGSIKDAVFVNGKFCKDPKLVVAEDFFKHVDPGNVVNKLGSKVTPVTVNELAGLNTLGISLARIDFGSKGLNPPHTHPRGTEVLIVIEGTLLVGFVTSNQNNTNRLFTKVLNKGDVFVFPFGLIHFQFNIGYGNALAIAALSSQNPGVITIANAVFGSTPPISPEILAKAFQVDNKVINYLQKQFWYDNN; translated from the exons ATGAAAGCTACATACTTGCTGGTTGCATTCTTGGCTCTGGCCTCTTTTGCCTCTGCCTATGATCCCAGCCCTCTCCAAGACTTTTGTGTTGCTCTCCCCGATGGCAGCATCAAAGACGCTG TATTTGTGAATGGAAAATTTTGCAAAGACCCTAAACTTGTGGTAGCTGAGGATTTTTTCAAGCACGTAGATCCTGGGAATGTTGTTAACAAACTTGGATCAAAAGTAACTCCAGTGACAGTTAACGAACTAGCAGGACTCAACACATTGGGTATATCACTTGCTCGCATAGATTTTGGATCTAAGGGTTTAAATCCTCCTCACACTCACCCTCGAGGCACTGAGGTATTGATAGTTATTGAAGGAACTCTCTTAGTTGGATTTGTGACTTCCAATCAGAACAACACCAACCGTCTTTTTACCAAAGTgctcaacaagggtgatgtgtTTGTATTCCCATTTGGCCTCATTCACTTTCAATTTAACATCGGTTATGGCAACGCTTTGGCTATTGCTGCTCTTAGTAGTCAAAATCCAGGTGTTATCACAATTGCAAATGCGGTGTTTGGATCTACTCCTCCTATTTCTCCTGAAATTTTGGCTAAAGCTTTCCAAGTGGACAACAAGGTAATCAACTATCTCCAAAAGCAGTTTTGGTATGATAACAACTAG